A genomic segment from Alkalilimnicola ehrlichii MLHE-1 encodes:
- a CDS encoding pilus assembly protein PilP, translated as MQGRNGHLPFTLRRGLFLMALAALLLAGCSEDMSDLERKISEPAPESEIDPIPSFEEAAAVRFPATLPRDPFRPLGFGPEREEEVLTAAVIDPDRPREPLEHFQRDSLRFVGTLGRGDVRHAMIQDPEQRIHLVTVGNYLGRASGRIEEISPERIVLTEKVRDRHGQVVERPAALNLQPAQ; from the coding sequence ATGCAGGGAAGGAACGGGCATCTCCCCTTTACGCTCCGCCGCGGGCTGTTCTTGATGGCCCTCGCGGCACTGCTGCTGGCGGGTTGCAGCGAGGACATGTCGGACCTGGAGCGGAAGATTTCCGAGCCGGCACCGGAGAGCGAGATCGACCCCATCCCCAGTTTCGAGGAGGCGGCAGCGGTACGCTTCCCCGCCACGCTGCCCCGCGACCCCTTTCGGCCGCTGGGTTTCGGGCCCGAACGCGAGGAGGAGGTGCTCACCGCCGCGGTGATCGACCCGGACCGGCCGCGGGAGCCCCTGGAGCACTTCCAGCGCGACAGCCTGCGGTTCGTCGGCACCCTGGGGCGCGGGGACGTGCGCCACGCAATGATTCAGGATCCGGAGCAGCGGATCCACCTGGTCACCGTCGGCAACTATCTGGGGCGCGCCTCCGGGCGTATCGAGGAGATCTCGCCCGAGCGCATTGTGCTGACGGAAAAGGTCAGGGATCGTCACGGTCAGGTGGTGGAGCGCCCTGCGGCACTCAACCTGCAGCCGGCACAATGA
- a CDS encoding PilN domain-containing protein → MTRINLLPWREAERERRKKAFFAQLGAAVLAAGLVWYGATWYMDSLIDRQQARNDRIQQALRDLDSQIAEIEDLERELERLISRAEVIQDLQDGRTAVVQLLEEMVNILHDGIYFTSIRQRNSQISIQGRSRSPQEVSVFLQNIDNSTLLGDPDLDSFEAGGADGEGQPRYYNFAARTTQQSNR, encoded by the coding sequence ATGACGCGCATCAACCTCCTCCCCTGGCGGGAAGCCGAACGCGAACGCCGCAAAAAGGCCTTCTTCGCCCAACTCGGTGCCGCGGTGCTGGCCGCCGGTCTGGTCTGGTACGGCGCCACTTGGTACATGGACTCGCTGATCGACCGCCAGCAGGCCCGCAACGATCGCATCCAGCAGGCCCTGCGGGATCTGGACAGCCAAATCGCCGAGATCGAGGACCTGGAGCGCGAACTGGAGCGGCTGATCAGCCGCGCCGAGGTAATCCAGGACCTTCAGGACGGGCGGACCGCCGTGGTGCAACTGCTGGAGGAGATGGTCAACATCCTCCACGACGGCATTTACTTCACCAGTATCCGGCAGCGCAACAGCCAGATCTCCATCCAGGGTCGCTCGCGCTCGCCCCAGGAGGTCTCGGTGTTCCTGCAGAACATCGACAACTCCACCCTGCTGGGGGACCCCGACCTCGACTCCTTCGAGGCCGGCGGCGCTGATGGCGAAGGTCAGCCGCGCTACTACAACTTTGCCGCCCGCACCACCCAGCAGAGTAACCGCTGA
- a CDS encoding type IV pilus inner membrane component PilO: MKLDDLRDLDPNNPGAWPGWVRAAAIALVFILAVLGGWYFGWSDKLSQLERAEAREPDLLRELDQKKHRAANLDAYRRQKEQIETELVEMLGRLPGDVAQPSLVEDISLQASGAGLEIASYNTRSPTQREFYAELPVDMRVIGTYEQLGQFVSGVANMDRIVTLHNLTIEPRDGSDRLGMNMTARTYWYLDPED; the protein is encoded by the coding sequence ATGAAACTCGACGACCTGCGCGACCTGGACCCGAACAACCCCGGGGCATGGCCCGGCTGGGTCCGTGCGGCGGCCATCGCCCTGGTGTTCATTCTTGCGGTGCTCGGCGGCTGGTACTTCGGCTGGTCCGATAAGCTCTCCCAGCTCGAGCGTGCCGAGGCGCGCGAGCCCGACCTGCTCCGCGAACTCGACCAGAAGAAGCATCGGGCGGCGAACCTGGACGCCTATCGCCGACAGAAGGAGCAGATCGAGACCGAACTGGTCGAGATGCTCGGCCGGCTGCCCGGCGACGTGGCGCAACCCAGCCTGGTGGAGGACATCTCGCTGCAGGCCTCCGGGGCGGGCCTGGAGATCGCCTCCTACAACACCCGCAGCCCGACCCAACGGGAGTTCTACGCCGAACTGCCCGTGGACATGCGCGTCATCGGCACCTACGAGCAGCTGGGCCAATTTGTCAGCGGCGTCGCCAACATGGACCGCATCGTAACGCTGCACAATCTCACCATCGAGCCGCGGGATGGCAGTGATCGACTGGGCATGAATATGACCGCCAGGACCTACTGGTACCTGGATCCGGAGGACTAG
- a CDS encoding Ig-like domain-containing protein, which yields MSTWITRAAALLFVAAMLALAGCNSSSTGGFTGDPDNGDGNGDNGDGVTGADIGRVVVTGSNTLPTGNDTRLQLEVLVLDDANRVKEGVEVFPQTDDRDLFFEAAGTSGWQTDESGRVRLYVRTPANPENRTSSLTVRADGETSPPFPVQVTGTAWSPIQATSTATINAFETLQLALRDSTGGTLGQRPVNAEGSGDAVIVDPTEGETDLSGTFSVDYQANDVGDFHVLVSSSGAQYQHSFSVDQFGIEFIEPDESGGLWPVGTDIDVTVQLMEGNTPMEGEEIRFNASRGSLDGSDPPQVTTTTDDDGKATVIIRSDDVGPTRITAKALDVGVETSTTAQFVTDAAEFIDLQAVPAIVRPRDTENASDAGDDSVSRIVAKVTDDAGQPVQGAEVGFNLSDTSGGELRSNTATTDLFGRAVVEYVAGRVGSGDQGITVTGFLTEDTDLSNQVKLTASAQALYITLGTGNEILDINETTYAKPYTAVITDASGQPVANTEVSLSVWSTDYRRGFLVWSDDAQRWVIHDSAVQCASEDQTRGGNINLENDVSETGTLLPGNVATLAPADGTELSITTDESGFADFEVRYPKDHAQWVRVELRATVGGEVAGTEGERLRSFWLPVADDDVNELDTLPPGYNSPFGTGRPGEADRCTAFPEDYDWQESFRDEFL from the coding sequence GTGAGCACATGGATCACACGCGCGGCAGCACTCCTTTTCGTCGCCGCCATGCTCGCGTTGGCGGGCTGTAACAGCAGCAGCACCGGCGGTTTCACCGGCGATCCGGATAACGGCGACGGAAACGGTGACAACGGTGACGGGGTCACCGGCGCGGACATCGGCCGGGTGGTGGTGACCGGGTCCAACACCCTGCCGACCGGCAACGACACCCGCCTGCAGCTTGAGGTGCTCGTCCTGGATGATGCCAACCGGGTCAAGGAAGGGGTGGAAGTCTTCCCCCAGACCGATGATCGCGATCTGTTTTTCGAAGCGGCTGGGACCAGCGGCTGGCAAACCGACGAATCGGGCCGCGTCCGGCTCTACGTCCGCACCCCCGCAAACCCGGAGAATCGCACCTCGAGCCTGACAGTCCGTGCCGATGGCGAGACGTCTCCGCCCTTCCCAGTCCAGGTCACGGGTACGGCATGGTCCCCCATCCAAGCCACCAGCACCGCCACCATCAATGCCTTCGAGACCCTGCAATTGGCCCTCCGGGACAGCACCGGCGGCACACTCGGGCAACGCCCTGTCAACGCTGAAGGCAGCGGCGACGCCGTAATCGTCGACCCGACCGAGGGCGAAACGGACCTCTCCGGAACCTTCAGCGTGGATTACCAGGCGAATGACGTCGGTGACTTTCACGTTCTGGTCAGCAGTTCGGGGGCGCAGTACCAGCACAGCTTCTCCGTCGACCAGTTCGGCATCGAGTTCATCGAACCCGACGAGAGCGGAGGGCTGTGGCCGGTGGGCACCGACATCGACGTGACGGTGCAGCTCATGGAGGGGAACACCCCAATGGAGGGAGAAGAGATCCGCTTCAACGCCTCCCGCGGCAGCCTGGACGGATCCGACCCCCCACAGGTCACCACGACCACCGATGATGACGGCAAGGCCACGGTGATCATCCGTTCCGATGACGTGGGCCCGACCCGTATCACTGCGAAGGCCCTCGATGTGGGCGTTGAGACCTCAACCACCGCGCAGTTCGTCACCGACGCCGCCGAGTTCATCGATCTGCAGGCAGTACCCGCCATCGTCCGGCCGCGGGATACTGAAAACGCCAGCGATGCCGGAGACGACAGCGTCAGCCGTATTGTGGCCAAGGTGACCGATGATGCCGGTCAACCGGTACAGGGTGCTGAAGTCGGGTTCAATCTCAGCGACACCTCAGGCGGTGAGTTGCGATCCAACACCGCGACCACCGACCTCTTCGGACGCGCCGTTGTGGAATATGTCGCGGGCCGAGTCGGCTCCGGGGATCAGGGAATCACTGTGACCGGTTTCCTGACGGAGGACACCGATCTCAGCAACCAGGTAAAACTGACGGCATCCGCCCAGGCCCTTTACATCACCCTGGGCACGGGCAACGAGATCCTCGACATCAACGAGACCACCTACGCCAAACCCTACACCGCGGTCATCACCGACGCCTCCGGCCAACCGGTGGCCAACACCGAGGTCAGTCTGTCGGTCTGGTCCACCGATTACCGCCGTGGTTTCCTGGTCTGGAGCGATGACGCCCAGCGCTGGGTGATTCACGACAGTGCCGTGCAATGCGCCTCCGAGGATCAGACCCGGGGCGGCAACATCAACCTGGAGAATGACGTCTCGGAGACCGGCACCCTGCTCCCGGGCAACGTCGCCACACTGGCGCCGGCCGACGGCACCGAACTCTCCATCACCACGGATGAGAGCGGCTTCGCCGACTTCGAAGTTCGCTACCCGAAGGACCACGCCCAATGGGTGCGGGTGGAGTTGCGGGCTACGGTGGGTGGTGAAGTCGCCGGCACGGAGGGCGAGCGCCTCCGCAGTTTCTGGCTGCCGGTGGCCGACGATGACGTCAACGAACTGGATACCCTGCCGCCTGGCTACAACAGCCCCTTCGGCACCGGCCGGCCCGGGGAGGCCGACCGCTGCACCGCCTTCCCGGAGGACTACGACTGGCAGGAGAGCTTCCGGGACGAGTTCCTGTAA
- the aroB gene encoding 3-dehydroquinate synthase: MTETTTLQVDLGSRSYPIHIGTGLLDQPRLITDHLPARRVMVVTNETVAPHYLDRVLASLDGREAHSVVLPDGERFKSLETAMRVYDALIEHRFDRGSAIVALGGGVIGDLAGFVAATWQRGVRYLQVPTTLLAQVDSSVGGKTAVNHPGGKNMIGAFHQPRCVIADMDTLDTLPDRELRAGLAEVIKYGLIRDADFLTWLEANMPALLARDKAALAEAVERSCRHKAAVVAEDELEAGQRALLNLGHTFGHAIETHTGYGAWLHGEAVAAGMVMAGWMSMRQGWLSEADFHRLEAILSTAGLPVAPPAMESERFRELMAVDKKVQDGRLRLVLLRALGDAVVTDAFDPAALEATLDHYCASPE, translated from the coding sequence ATGACCGAGACCACCACCCTGCAGGTGGATCTGGGCAGCCGCAGCTACCCGATCCACATCGGCACCGGCCTGCTCGACCAGCCCCGGCTGATCACCGACCACCTGCCCGCCCGGCGGGTGATGGTGGTGACCAACGAAACCGTCGCCCCCCATTACCTCGACCGGGTGTTGGCCAGCCTCGATGGCCGCGAGGCCCACAGCGTGGTGCTCCCCGACGGCGAGCGCTTCAAGAGCCTGGAGACCGCCATGCGCGTCTATGACGCGCTGATCGAGCACCGCTTCGACCGCGGCTCCGCCATCGTCGCCCTGGGCGGCGGCGTGATCGGCGATCTCGCCGGCTTCGTGGCCGCCACCTGGCAGCGGGGGGTGCGCTACCTCCAGGTGCCCACCACCCTGTTGGCGCAGGTGGACTCCTCAGTGGGCGGCAAGACCGCGGTCAACCACCCGGGCGGCAAGAACATGATCGGCGCCTTTCACCAGCCCCGCTGCGTGATCGCCGACATGGACACCCTGGACACCCTCCCCGACCGGGAGCTGCGCGCCGGGCTGGCCGAGGTGATCAAGTACGGGCTGATCCGCGACGCCGACTTTCTGACCTGGCTGGAGGCGAACATGCCGGCCCTGCTGGCTCGCGACAAGGCGGCGCTGGCCGAGGCGGTGGAGCGCTCCTGCCGGCACAAGGCCGCGGTGGTGGCCGAGGACGAGCTGGAGGCGGGGCAGCGGGCCCTGCTCAACCTGGGCCATACCTTCGGCCACGCCATCGAGACCCATACCGGCTATGGGGCCTGGCTGCACGGTGAGGCGGTGGCCGCCGGGATGGTGATGGCCGGCTGGATGTCCATGCGCCAGGGCTGGCTGAGCGAGGCCGATTTCCACCGCCTGGAGGCCATCCTCTCCACCGCCGGCCTGCCCGTGGCCCCGCCGGCGATGGAGAGTGAGCGCTTCCGCGAATTGATGGCCGTGGACAAGAAGGTGCAGGACGGCCGGCTGCGGCTGGTGCTGTTGCGGGCGCTGGGCGACGCCGTGGTCACCGATGCCTTCGACCCCGCCGCGCTGGAGGCCACCCTGGACCACTACTGCGCCAGCCCCGAATAG
- a CDS encoding pilus assembly protein PilM has protein sequence MQIFRKKRPPLLGIDISTTAVKLLEFHEQRGGGLQVESYAVEPLPANAVIEKNIVEVDAVSDSIKAAYEKSGSRARGVALAVPASAAISKVINLAADLNEEEMEAQIRAQADQYVPYPLDEVNLDFQRLGPAPGRPDEVQVLLVACRSDNIEARVDTLDAAGLTAEVVDVESYAVENAFRLMSRALPDNAEGKTVAVVDIGATMTALTVISNERIVYTREQLFGGRQLTEEIMRRYDMTFEQAGKAKRLGGLPDSYETEVLEPFKEAMAQQVSRALQFFFGSGQTSTVDYVLFAGGCATIPGAAQVVAEHTGTPTVIANPFTGMTVNRRINPRVLAADAPALMIASGLAMRSFDR, from the coding sequence GTGCAGATCTTCAGGAAGAAACGGCCGCCGCTGCTGGGGATCGACATCAGCACCACGGCTGTGAAACTGCTCGAATTCCACGAGCAGCGGGGCGGGGGCCTGCAGGTGGAGAGCTACGCGGTGGAGCCGTTACCGGCCAATGCCGTGATCGAGAAGAACATCGTCGAGGTGGATGCCGTCTCCGACAGCATCAAGGCCGCCTACGAGAAATCCGGCAGCCGCGCCAGGGGTGTCGCCCTGGCGGTGCCCGCCTCGGCCGCCATCAGCAAGGTCATCAACTTGGCCGCCGATCTCAACGAAGAGGAGATGGAGGCGCAGATCCGCGCCCAGGCGGATCAATACGTCCCCTACCCACTGGACGAGGTCAACCTCGACTTTCAGCGCCTGGGGCCGGCCCCGGGGCGGCCGGACGAGGTGCAGGTCCTGCTGGTGGCCTGCCGCAGCGATAACATCGAGGCGCGGGTGGACACCCTGGACGCAGCCGGGCTCACGGCCGAGGTGGTCGACGTGGAGAGTTACGCCGTCGAGAACGCCTTCCGGCTGATGTCGCGCGCCCTGCCGGACAACGCCGAAGGCAAGACGGTGGCGGTGGTGGATATCGGCGCGACCATGACCGCACTGACTGTGATCTCCAACGAACGAATCGTCTACACCCGCGAACAGCTCTTCGGCGGGCGCCAGCTCACCGAGGAGATCATGCGCCGCTACGACATGACCTTCGAGCAGGCCGGAAAGGCCAAACGACTGGGCGGGCTGCCGGACAGCTACGAGACGGAGGTGCTGGAGCCCTTCAAGGAGGCCATGGCGCAGCAGGTCTCCCGAGCGCTGCAGTTCTTCTTCGGCTCGGGACAGACCAGCACGGTGGACTACGTGCTCTTCGCCGGCGGCTGCGCCACCATCCCCGGGGCCGCGCAGGTGGTGGCCGAGCACACCGGCACCCCCACCGTGATCGCCAACCCCTTCACCGGTATGACGGTCAACCGCCGCATCAATCCAAGGGTGCTGGCCGCCGATGCACCGGCGCTGATGATCGCCAGCGGGCTGGCCATGAGGAGCTTCGACCGATGA
- the aroK gene encoding shikimate kinase AroK: MNHPPRIYLIGPMGAGKSTVGRRLADALGLPFEDSDRYIVERTGVDIPTIFDIEGEAGFRKREHDAIRTLTEREELVLATGGGVVTTPANRDLLGARGIVVYLYTPVETQLARTGKDRNRPLLQTEDPRARLEALMVERDPLYRAIADIIIDTRGGTVKSVARRVLKALEEPAGQETQP; this comes from the coding sequence ATGAACCATCCACCCCGCATCTACCTCATCGGCCCCATGGGCGCCGGCAAGAGCACGGTGGGCCGCCGGCTGGCGGACGCACTGGGCCTGCCCTTCGAGGACAGCGACCGCTACATCGTCGAGCGGACCGGCGTGGACATCCCCACGATCTTCGACATCGAGGGCGAGGCGGGCTTTCGCAAGCGTGAGCACGACGCCATCCGCACCCTCACCGAGCGGGAGGAACTGGTCCTCGCCACCGGTGGCGGTGTGGTGACCACCCCCGCCAACCGCGACCTGCTGGGTGCCCGCGGCATCGTGGTCTACCTTTACACCCCGGTGGAGACCCAACTGGCGCGCACCGGCAAGGACCGCAACCGCCCGCTGCTGCAGACCGAGGACCCGCGGGCCCGCCTGGAGGCACTGATGGTCGAGCGCGACCCGCTCTACCGGGCGATCGCCGACATCATCATCGATACCCGCGGCGGCACGGTGAAATCGGTGGCGCGGCGGGTGCTCAAGGCGCTGGAGGAGCCCGCCGGCCAGGAGACCCAACCATGA
- the pilQ gene encoding type IV pilus secretin family protein: protein MFAKAISGRSGAAPDRLQGLFIGLLALTALACGLTPVQAGAATVNLTDMEYTTAPGNRVELILTLDGEPPEPGSFTISNPARLVVDLRDTRNRLAERALEIDTGNVRRVTTTESGDRTRLAIQLSRLVDHAIRVEGNQIFITLDGGTGAAARIGRDHEPRERTTRSQIEDIDFRRTPDEGGRIIIALSDGRAPVRMDERSDRVVLEFPGSRVPEELRRRLDVTDFATPVQMIETRQQDDRVRMTVTARGPFRTAGYQTADSFTLEIDPRIDDEEVDEPTYTGDPITLDFQDVEVRRVLQILADFNDMNAVISDSVDGRLTLRLVEVPWDHALEIILEAQGLDVRERGNVLTFAPTEELAARDRAREEARRTVDEVAPLSSAFIQVNYARAEDIANLLKGDETSLLSERGQVAIDERTNLLIVQDMERNIDDIRNLVNRLDIPVQQVLIESRIVIADDDFSRDLGVRFGYTATGSLGSEGTAIGARPTPTPGIDGTDDLMVDLPAPAEAPRLGLAIGRIGDRLLQLELSAMETEGRGEVISSPRVITANQREANIRQGVEIPYQEETASGATNVEFKEAVLGLTVTPQITPDDRVIMNLEVSNDTVGEVFAGVPSIDTQSVTTQVLVDNGETVVLGGVYERASGEQTRRVPFFGSLPGVGWLFRNRLTFDEQSELLVFVTPRILDESLNARNAGQ from the coding sequence ATGTTTGCCAAAGCCATCTCAGGACGAAGCGGCGCCGCACCGGACCGCCTCCAGGGGCTGTTCATCGGGCTACTGGCCCTCACGGCGCTCGCCTGCGGGCTCACCCCTGTGCAGGCCGGAGCCGCCACCGTCAACCTCACCGACATGGAGTACACCACCGCCCCGGGCAACCGGGTGGAGCTGATCCTAACGCTGGACGGCGAACCGCCGGAGCCGGGCAGCTTCACCATCAGCAACCCGGCGCGCCTGGTGGTGGACCTGCGCGACACCCGCAACCGGCTGGCCGAACGGGCGCTGGAGATCGACACCGGCAACGTGCGCCGGGTCACCACCACCGAATCCGGCGACCGCACCCGGTTGGCGATCCAGCTCAGTCGCTTGGTGGATCACGCCATCCGGGTGGAGGGCAACCAGATCTTCATCACGCTGGACGGGGGCACCGGCGCCGCCGCACGCATCGGGCGCGACCACGAACCGCGCGAGCGTACCACCCGCAGCCAGATCGAGGACATCGACTTCCGGCGTACCCCGGACGAGGGCGGGCGCATCATCATCGCCCTCAGTGACGGCCGCGCACCGGTGCGCATGGACGAGCGCTCCGACCGGGTGGTGCTGGAGTTCCCGGGCAGCCGCGTGCCCGAGGAGCTGCGGCGCCGGCTGGATGTCACCGACTTCGCCACCCCGGTGCAGATGATCGAGACCCGGCAACAGGACGACCGGGTGCGAATGACAGTGACTGCCCGCGGCCCCTTCCGCACCGCCGGCTATCAGACCGCCGACAGCTTCACCCTGGAGATCGACCCGCGCATCGATGACGAGGAGGTGGACGAACCCACCTACACCGGCGACCCCATCACCCTCGATTTCCAGGACGTCGAGGTGCGGCGGGTGCTGCAGATCCTCGCCGACTTCAACGACATGAATGCGGTGATCAGCGACAGTGTGGACGGCCGCCTGACACTGCGCCTGGTGGAGGTCCCCTGGGACCACGCCCTGGAGATCATCCTCGAGGCCCAGGGCCTGGACGTCCGTGAGCGCGGCAACGTACTCACCTTCGCCCCCACCGAGGAGCTGGCCGCCCGCGACCGGGCCCGTGAGGAGGCCCGCCGCACGGTGGACGAGGTCGCCCCGCTCAGCTCGGCCTTCATCCAGGTCAACTACGCCCGCGCCGAGGACATCGCCAACCTGCTGAAGGGCGACGAGACCAGCCTGCTCTCCGAACGCGGCCAGGTGGCGATCGACGAGCGCACCAACCTGCTCATCGTGCAGGATATGGAGCGCAACATCGACGACATCCGCAATCTGGTGAACCGGCTGGACATCCCGGTGCAGCAGGTGCTGATCGAGTCGCGCATCGTCATCGCCGACGACGACTTCTCGCGCGACCTGGGCGTCCGCTTCGGCTACACCGCCACCGGCAGCCTGGGCAGCGAGGGCACCGCCATCGGCGCCCGCCCCACCCCCACGCCCGGCATTGACGGCACCGATGACCTGATGGTGGATCTGCCTGCCCCGGCAGAGGCCCCGCGACTCGGCCTGGCCATCGGGCGCATCGGTGACCGCCTGCTCCAGTTGGAGCTGTCGGCCATGGAGACCGAGGGGCGCGGCGAGGTCATCTCCAGCCCGCGGGTCATCACCGCCAACCAGCGGGAGGCCAACATCCGCCAGGGCGTGGAGATCCCCTACCAGGAGGAGACCGCCAGCGGCGCCACCAACGTGGAGTTCAAGGAGGCGGTGCTGGGCCTCACGGTCACCCCGCAGATCACACCGGATGACCGGGTCATTATGAACCTGGAGGTCTCCAACGACACCGTGGGCGAGGTCTTCGCCGGGGTGCCCAGCATCGACACCCAGTCGGTCACCACCCAGGTCCTGGTGGACAACGGCGAGACCGTGGTGCTGGGCGGGGTCTACGAGCGGGCCAGCGGCGAGCAAACCCGGCGCGTGCCCTTCTTCGGGAGCCTGCCGGGGGTGGGCTGGCTGTTCCGCAACCGCCTGACCTTCGACGAACAGTCCGAGCTGCTCGTCTTCGTCACCCCGCGCATCCTGGACGAATCGCTGAATGCGCGTAACGCGGGGCAATAA